A single Callithrix jacchus isolate 240 chromosome 4, calJac240_pri, whole genome shotgun sequence DNA region contains:
- the LOC108591209 gene encoding large ribosomal subunit protein eL37-like: MTKGTSLFGKRRNKMHMLCRRCGSKAYHLQKSTCGKCGYPAKRKRKNNWSAKAKRRNTTGTGRMRHLKIVYRRFGHGFREGTTPKPKRAAVAASSSS, translated from the coding sequence ATGACGAAGGGAACGTCATTGTTTGGGAAGCGTCGTAATAAGATGCACATGTTGTGCCGCCGCTGCGGCTCTAAGGCCTACCACCTTCAGAAGTCGACTTGCGGCAAATGTGGCTACCCCGCCAAGCGCAAGAGAAAGAATAACTGGAGTGCCAAGGCTAAAAGACGAAATACTACCGGGACTGGTCGAATGAGGCATCTAAAAATTGTATACCGCAGATTCGGGCATGGATTCCGTGAAGGAACAACACCTAAACCCAAGAGGGCAGCTGTTGCAGCATCCAGTTCATCTTAA